The window AAGTAAACATCCACCGCTCTACGTTATATGTAGAGCTATATACTGCTGCAGAAATATAAAAACAGAATACAAAGGCACTTTGTGTGATGCCAGTTATTAGCATCATAAAAATGTATTATAATCGAGATATAGTTGTTTTTTTATGCAGCACTTCACCTCTAAATACTCAAGTATAAAAGTATAATGCTTCCAGCACACTGAATCACTGATATGATTATAAAATACAACACTGAACTAATTGTAGTGCTTGTAGGCTGCAGCCACTCCTAACAAGATTCTATAATAAATCTAATCATCAGAGAAGTATAAGTACTACATAAATACAAGTGTTATACAGTATGTACATGTTCATCATGGtctaattgaaaaataatacctTTAGATATAACCATAATGATGATTCAATATGAGTAGAACAaagtaaacaatttttttaaaaagtaaacaaATACCTGCTTTGCCATACTACAAGCTCTTTCAGAGGAGTTGAGAATCTCATAGTAGAAGACAGAGAAATTGAGTGCTAGCCCCAATCTGATCGGGTGTGTGGAGGCCAAATCGGCCATTGCAATCTCCTTCAGGAACAAAAAGCAACAGATTAGAGACACATTTTCGCAACAGCTGTAAATTTTAGTACCTAATATATTCAGTAATTACATTGCCTGTTATAGCTAGGCAGACATAATCTAGGAAGGCATGGTTATAACAGGTAAATCTgagtttattattaaattgcCACCAAACAACTAAATACATTAAGCACATAAAAAACATCCAAGCTTAGTTAAACATTCTcaaaaatataaactacaatTTCAGTTTATAAAACTATTCAAGGCCAGTGAAATTTCTTTAGTTTGCCAAACCATTCTCAAATTTAGTTCATAACtaaaacacaaacaaacaatTGAAAAGTTAACACAGAAGAATCCGGGCTTAAGAAAACATTCTCaacacttaaaaaaaaaaaaatcccaaaatGTTATACAGTAATAAACTTGGATCAAATAATTATCTTTCAAAAGCTTCTTTAATAGCAATCGTAAATCAGTACTCACTAGTAAACCATAACAACCAACCACAAAATTATACACATAACAAAATCTACGCTCAAGCACACTTTCAATTACATAAAAAGGCCtaaattaatgaaaattaaccagaattaaatcaaattaatccaaatttaacaaaaattcaGCAATAATTCTCGACACTACCTGAGCAGCCTTATACGAATTCATTGTATCCTCCGCAACACGCTTCCTCTCATCCCCAATCTTGAACTCCGACAAATACCTAAAATAATCCCCTTTCATCTTCAAATAAAACACTTTGGAGTCACTCGAAGAAGCCGCCGGGACCAAATTCTCCTCTAAAATCTTCAAAATTCCGGCACACAGTTCCGACAACTCCTTCTCGATTTTCGATCTGTACTCCCTAGCCATCGCCACATGATCATCATTCTTCCTTGCCTCCTCCTTCTGCTCAATTGACGAAACGATGCGCCACGCAGCGCGGAGCTGGCCGATCACGTTCTTGTACGCCACGGAGATTAGGTTCCGTTCCTCAAAGGTCGGCTCGGCGCCCGGCGCCAAGCCGAGCACGAACCGCTCCATGAACTGGACCATCTCTTCGTAGCGCTCGGCTTGTTCGGCGAGTTTGGAGAGGAACACTAGCTGCTCTCTGCTCAAGTTTTCCGCCATTGTGATATCTGCCATTGCACacagagagagattgagagagagaggtggGAGAGAGATTGTTTTGATTGTGACGAGGATGAAGTGTTTGTTTATATAGTGATGTGCGGGATGAAAGAGATGGGGATTTATATGGACCGTTGGATTGGACTGCTGAGGTGGCGCGGACGGGTGAGATTGGGGTTGTATCTTGAGTAAATTTCGGCTGTGAACGACAGATTTAAAGAATTTTCGGGAATATAGAGAAAGAGACTTGTATTAGAATCGGAAAGTCTGAGGTTGACTTTGGAAACTAATTGCGGCAAGTTATATTCACGtcaaaacatagtttcataattttcttttgaatttcctttcaatgaaaataaaaaatttaggtaataaatatttattttgaaaaataaaaaattcaaaataatttattaaattatattttataaaagtattagAACGCGTGCCGACTGTCGAATATCCGTCTCCTCCCCAGTATAAATAATTGAGGcgacggagagagtataaatTAGGCAAAGACGGACTGCCTTCGCAAAAGTTTTTGTAAAAAAGCGAaacatgaaaaattattttttttcttttctgttaAATGTAAAACATGAAAATTACTGAAGCATATATGGACTGATTAAAACTTTCTATTACTCAAGCAAACATGAACCGATTGAAATTTTCTATTCCAATTATTCTTAACTTTCCATTACTCGACGTTAAGatgttaaatttatatattatttgacaaagattaatattcatttttaaaagCATATGGATATGCCTTTTATTAAAagataacattttatttttttacaatatcaCGTCTCATAAGTATTTATTAttaggaaaaagaaaatattttttctgaTAAATATTAATGACTTGTTTACAAAAAGattaataggcaaaaagatcacCAAACTCATGATCAAGTTGTAATTCGGTTActaaactcaaaaagtttgcaaacggATCACAAAACTggatttaacttgcagtcaactcacagaacaaataaaaatttgcatttaggtcactgcGCCGTTAAATatcagttgactttaacggaattcgttaaaaaaattaaaaaatacataaaaattcgattttttaaaaactcgattttgaaaatttaaaacttcgAAAAAATCTGGAAATTCGGAAAAAagtctgaaatttttttaacttcagaaatttaggtatattttttgaatttcaagattttttttatttttttcgaagtttttacatttttcatatttttcaataaacattccatattttttaaaggtttttcaaaattttcagattttttttaagttttcaaaattttttgagaaaatcgaatttttatatttttttcaaattatatatatatatatatatatatatatatatatttttttttatttttaacggattccgttaaagtcaactcaTGCTTAACGACacagtgacctaaatgcaagtttttattaattcagtgagttgactgcaacTTAAATTTAGTTCTGTGATtcgtttgcaaactttttgagttcaatgACCCAACTGCAACATGACCATGAGTTCAGTGAtttttttgcctattaacccgtTTACAAAATATGCTCGATAAGGAATGGAACCCAGTTCAGGCTTATTTGTCAAATATTCTCTGGTACATGGCAAGTAGGAAACGAATGAGCGAAGCTCAATTGAAACAATCATACGCAAATTGGACACATGGTGTATTATTTAGTTGGGCTATCTGCTTCCTTAAAAACCTGGCTTTGTTTGTTCACAAACTAGCCTGCGAGCCTGCGAGTAAAAATAGAAGTTGACGTGTTATTAACCATATGTACAGTTTTTTTTGGCTAAATAACATGTTTTTTAATGACTCCTCAACTTTGTCTTCATAGCCTTCTATACCAAAACCAACAGACAAAATGCAGCAGTGAGAGAGTATCTTATTCTGATCTATAATAGCTGCAGACAGATAATCTGAGAACGAAGATATATTAATTTACATTTCTATACTTTCTGGCAACATGGCACCATTCATTGCCAAGGGCAAACCAGAAGGATTCTTCAACTAATGAGATATATTTACAGGATTATAACAAGGTCAGATGACTCGGATGAAACATATCATGTGTCACGCAAGGAACCCCAATTATGTACAAAGTTGCGGTCACATAAGCTGCAAACATGACAAACAAACAGTGATCTATGCATTACCCGAGCCTTCACCAAGCAACTACTCGGCCATCCTAGAAAAACTTTGATATCACCCTACATGAGGTCCAGAAGGCTGCTGAAGCTGCGGTGATAATAGCTGGATTTTGGTATATCCTGTTTCAAAATTAGAATGGACCAACCTTtgttatatatgaaaaatagaTAATCATGTGTACCACTATAAGTTCATTACAAAAATAAGATCATACTATtagataaaacaaaataaactcAGTTGTAGCTAAGAAATTCATACTAAATCCATACTCAAGTCATAAACTTCTTAAAGATGACATTCACATTATGTGTGGCCAACCCTATTCATccaatataaatgaatttaacAGAACTCATTTAGTACAGCAATATCAAACTACCCCAGAGTCTTTTAAAATGAGCAGCGCAGATTTTAATCTTCTGTTTCATAATTCTTTTTGTGATCATGCAAATAATAACAAGAGAAATGCTACTGAGCATATGACTTGAACTGTTTATTGCATAGTCAAACACAAAAGAGAAAACAACACAACTCATTCTTCTtagttttttctgtttttctagCACAATTATGTGGGCTAACTAAATTAGCTTAATGATATTAGTCTAGCTTAATGATATTAGGCTAAATACCAGAACTTTATTCATGGGAAGCATTGCTGTTGCGGTGCTACATCATCGTGTTGGTAAGGGGTCCTTGATAGCCATAAAGATATCAATTAGATATCATTTCGGGTCATAGAATCTTCTCCGATTCGTTACTAGGATTGGCTACTGATGAATAATTTCTAAAGTTAATGGCTAGTGAACTGAGATTTTCTCCATCTTAGATTATAGACAGTATCAAAGATTTCACCCTTTTAATTGTAAGTTTCATAGAATTATGTAATCATGTACAATTACATAGATATGATTCAGGTATCAGATAACTTGAACAAACTTGACTCGTATGGTATAAGGTTCTTGGTTATATGTAATAGTAATTTTAGAAGTTCATACACATTTAAGTAGTTTTCCCCAGCTCCTACAGACCCTACGTTGCTTGGAAAAACTACAAAAAAGAACTATAATAGGTTTAAGGGAACTAATTTCATAACAAACATTCTACATATGAAAC of the Daucus carota subsp. sativus chromosome 4, DH1 v3.0, whole genome shotgun sequence genome contains:
- the LOC108218600 gene encoding 14-3-3 protein 10, whose translation is MADITMAENLSREQLVFLSKLAEQAERYEEMVQFMERFVLGLAPGAEPTFEERNLISVAYKNVIGQLRAAWRIVSSIEQKEEARKNDDHVAMAREYRSKIEKELSELCAGILKILEENLVPAASSSDSKVFYLKMKGDYFRYLSEFKIGDERKRVAEDTMNSYKAAQEIAMADLASTHPIRLGLALNFSVFYYEILNSSERACSMAKQAFEEAIAELDSLAEEQYKDSTLIMQLLRDNLTLWTSDNIQDQPDE